CAGCAACACCGAGCGCGCCCAGGCACTTGCCCCGTGGCTGGAGCACTACAACACTGGCCGCCGTCACAGCGCCCTCGGTGGCCTGCCCCCGATCAGCCGCCTGTCACCAACGTGATGGCTGGGTACATCTAGGACGGCGACCCGC
The Kineococcus endophyticus genome window above contains:
- a CDS encoding integrase core domain-containing protein; the protein is SNTERAQALAPWLEHYNTGRRHSALGGLPPISRLSPT